One genomic window of Ziziphus jujuba cultivar Dongzao chromosome 4, ASM3175591v1 includes the following:
- the LOC107416450 gene encoding COBRA-like protein 1: protein MGSLLQPMMGYAIFLAFFLSFTCFTSTGAYDALDPNGNITIKWDIISWTPDGYVAVVTLFNFQQYRHIQAPGWSLGWTWAKKEVIWSMVGGQATEQGDCSKYKTTIPHSCKKTPTIVDLMPGTPYNQQIANCCKGGVLSSWIQDPANAAGSFQLSVGAAGTSNKTVRAPKNFTLNAPGPGYSCGKARIVKPSRFLSADKRRATQALMTWNVTCTYSQFLANKAPTCCVSLSSFYNDTIVPCPACSCGCQRNMTEPGSCVDPESPYLASVVSSSGKNSNTPLVRCTNHMCPIRVHWHVKLNYKEYWRVKVTITNFNYRMNYSAWNLVVQHPNFDNVTEIFSFNYKPLTPYGAINDTAMLWGLNFYNDLLMHAGPTGNVQSEILFQKDKATFSFAKGWAFPRRIYFNGDNCVMPPPDAYPWLPNAASHQLTSLGKLILTVLSTLGFLYAYA, encoded by the exons GGGCCTATGATGCACTTGACCCAAATGGAAATATCACAATCAAATGGGATATTATTAGCTGGACTCCTGATGGCTATGTT GCTGTTGTTACACTTTTTAACTTCCAGCAATATCGGCACATCCAAGCACCAGGTTGGTCACTTGGATGGACATGGGCAAAGAAGGAGGTTATATGGAGCATGGTGGGAGGCCAGGCCACAGAGCAAGGAGACtgttcaaaatataaaacaacTATCCCGCATAGCTGTAAGAAGACCCCAACAATTGTTGATTTGATGCCAGGAACTCCTTACAACCAGCAGATTGCAAATTGCTGCAAAGGTGGAGTACTTAGCTCATGGATCCAAGATCCAGCCAATGCAGCAGGCTCATTCCAGCTAAGTGTTGGTGCAGCAGGAACTTCAAACAAAACTGTCAGAGCACCTAAGAACTTCACTCTCAATGCCCCAGGGCCTGGTTATAGTTGTGGAAAGGCAAGAATTGTCAAGCCTAGTAGATTCTTATCAGCAGATAAAAGGAGAGCCACACAAGCTTTGA TGACATGGAATGTTACATGTACATATTCACAATTTCTGGCTAATAAAGCACCAACTTGCTGTGTCTCTCTTTCATCTTTCTACAATGACACAATAGTGCCCTGTCCAGCATGTTCATGTGGCTGCCAAAGAAACATGACTGAGCCTGGCAGCTGTGTAGA TCCGGAGTCACCATATTTAGCTTCTGTCGTCTCAAGCTCTGGAAAGAATAGCAATACACCTCTGGTACGTTGCACAAACCATATGTGCCCAATCAGAGTTCACTGGCATGTGAAACTAAACTACAAGGAATACTGGCGTGTAAAGGTCACAATTACCAACTTCAATTACAGGATGAATTACTCAGCATGGAACCTAGTTGTCCAACATCCGAACTTTGACAATGTGACCGAGATTTTCAGTTTTAACTACAAGCCACTAACTCCTTATGGAGCAATAA ATGATACTGCCATGCTATGGGGATTAAACTTCTATAATGACTTGCTCATGCACGCTGGACCCACTGGTAATGTACAGTCGGAAATACTTTTCCAGAAGGACAAAGCGACTTTCAGTTTTGCTAAGGGTTGGGCTTTTCCTCGGAGAATCTATTTCAATGGTGATAACTGTGTCATGCCACCACCCGATGCCTATCCATGGTTGCCAAATGCTGCTTCCCATCAACTTACCTCCCTGGGTAAGCTAATCTTGACTGTTCTGTCAACACTGGGATTCCTCTATGCTTATGCTTAA